A section of the Spirosoma pollinicola genome encodes:
- a CDS encoding sulfatase family protein, with protein sequence MKLMPTRLSRLVLSVFTLAGLGLSSSDWVEKPAPVTPPNVVLFFMDDMGYGDLSVTGALDYTTPNLDKMAAEGTRFTNFLAAQAVCSASRAALLTGCYPNRLGISGALGPNSPIGLNPNEETLAELLKERGYATGMFGKWHLGDNKQFLPLQQGFDEYYGVPYSHDMWPLHPAQAQAKYPPLRWIEGNEQKEEIKDLDDAAEITGTITERAVSFIRNHKKKPFFLYIPHPLPHVPLAASATFKGKTARGIFGDVLTELDWSVGQILGELKQQGLDKNTLVLFISDNGPWLNYGDHAGSSGGFREGKGTSFEGGHRVPFLVRWPGVVPAGRVSNKLLTALDILPTVANVCGARLPKQRIDGVDWVALLKGDNTVTPRDKFYYYYRKNSLEAVRQGEWKLVFAHPGRTYEGFLPGQNGKPGPSTETHEFPAALYDLRRDSGERYDVREQHPEVVAQLEKIAEEARADLGDDIQKRTGANVREPGRISQ encoded by the coding sequence CTGGCTGGCCTTGGTTTATCTAGTAGCGACTGGGTCGAAAAACCGGCTCCGGTAACCCCGCCCAACGTCGTTCTGTTTTTTATGGACGACATGGGCTACGGCGATCTCTCCGTGACGGGTGCGCTGGACTACACCACTCCGAATCTGGATAAAATGGCGGCAGAAGGCACCCGGTTTACTAATTTTCTGGCGGCTCAGGCCGTTTGCAGTGCCTCGCGGGCGGCTTTGCTTACGGGCTGCTACCCCAACCGACTCGGCATCTCGGGCGCGTTAGGGCCGAACTCGCCCATCGGTCTGAACCCGAACGAAGAAACCCTTGCCGAGTTGCTGAAAGAGCGCGGATACGCGACCGGCATGTTCGGGAAGTGGCACTTGGGTGATAATAAGCAGTTCTTGCCCCTACAGCAGGGATTCGACGAGTATTATGGTGTCCCGTATTCGCACGATATGTGGCCGTTGCACCCCGCCCAGGCTCAGGCAAAATACCCACCGCTGCGGTGGATCGAGGGTAACGAGCAGAAGGAGGAAATCAAGGATTTAGATGACGCAGCTGAAATTACCGGTACCATTACCGAGCGAGCCGTTTCCTTTATCCGGAATCATAAAAAGAAGCCCTTCTTCCTGTACATTCCTCACCCATTGCCTCACGTGCCGCTGGCGGCTTCGGCTACGTTTAAAGGCAAAACGGCACGGGGTATTTTCGGTGATGTACTAACGGAACTGGACTGGTCGGTCGGGCAGATTCTGGGCGAGTTGAAACAACAGGGATTAGATAAGAATACGCTTGTGCTGTTCATCAGCGACAATGGCCCCTGGCTCAACTACGGCGATCATGCCGGTTCGTCGGGTGGTTTTCGCGAGGGGAAAGGAACGTCGTTTGAAGGGGGCCACCGGGTGCCGTTTCTGGTTCGCTGGCCGGGCGTGGTGCCCGCCGGTAGGGTAAGTAACAAGCTGCTGACCGCGCTGGATATTTTGCCAACGGTGGCAAATGTGTGCGGTGCCCGGTTGCCTAAACAGCGAATAGACGGTGTTGACTGGGTGGCGTTGCTGAAGGGCGATAACACCGTGACGCCCCGCGATAAATTTTACTACTATTATCGAAAAAATAGCCTGGAAGCGGTTCGGCAGGGCGAATGGAAACTCGTGTTCGCCCACCCCGGACGAACCTATGAAGGATTCCTGCCGGGACAGAATGGCAAGCCCGGACCAAGCACCGAGACGCATGAGTTTCCAGCGGCTCTTTATGACCTCCGGCGCGATTCCGGTGAGCGTTATGACGTCCGGGAGCAGCACCCGGAGGTAGTGGCCCAACTGGAAAAAATTGCCGAAGAGGCCCGCGCTGATCTGGGTGATGATATTCAGAAGCGCACCGGTGCCAATGTGCGTGAACCGGGGCGAATTAGTCAGTGA